The DNA region agaccagctagccggcACACGTGCAtttgctggaaacccgaagagcaGGTGGCCGGCACATCCATGCACACCGAtcagttggtctttgggtttctggcactctggcacaCATGttttccggtttgggcactcggtgtcaaaAGGTTTCACCCTCACTGATATAAGGTATGCTGGCCATGTAATGATCACACACATTTAAACTTACTGGTAGTTGTTTTATGTGGAtgcacacagaaaaaaaatctcagcacTATTTGGGCTTCTTTGTAAGATAAAATATAGATTAAGGTAATCCTGTAGCTCTCTAGGTGTATATCTGCATCTGGATCAGTTGCATGATTGAACTTCTATTTTTAGATGAAAGCTCTTCTTACTGGGCATAAAAACTTTTATCAGCTTTATTTCTCTAGTCCAAAGATCACGTAATTTATCTTTCTGCTTCTTTCTGACAATTATAATTaaaagctttaattttttttcctttttctccctgcTGGTCATATCTGCAGTTATCCATGATCCAGGTAGTGTTTTATAAATCCTTGGAATTCTTGACAAACAAATGTACATCTCCTCTGCTTCCATCAGCTATCCCGAACAATTTCTGACAGTTGGACTGTGGATTCACATTTTCCATGTTCCTTGAAAACCTAAGTGGAaaatataataatgatgatgatgatgatgatgatgatgatgatgataataataataataataataataataataataataataatagagaagcgagctgaaaattggaaaaacaaagctatgcatagccaatacttaaaaaatattgaaggcaaagctgaccaaaagctaacttggaactggttaagatcaagagcactgaaaaaagaaacagaaggctttattttggcagctcaagaacaagccttagccacaaactacatgaaggcaaaaattcaacatgttaccaccaacagcaaatgtcgtctctgcaatgagaaagacgagacaattgaccacttgatcagtgggtgcagcaaaatttcacaaactgactacctacaacaccatgaccgcattgctaagatcattcactggaaattgtgccaaaagtttggacttgagtacagcaaaaaccactgggaacataaggttcagaaggttttagagaatgagaaagtcaagatgttgtgggatttcagaatccagactgacaggcacttggcccaccacacacctgacataacaatagctgaaaagaaaaaagtatggttcattgacattgcaacacctggagatgcacgaattgaagataaactgcaagaaaaaatcacaaagtactgggacttgcaaattgaagttgagcgactgtggaaaaagaaattgtttgttgtcccgattgtaatttgaccccttggagcaatacccaaagggctacctcgctatttggaaattttaaatttatcagacttgaacattctgattctacagaaaaccaccctacttggaacagcttatatcctccgacgttaccttaacagttcctaggtccttggttaggactcgagctgttgagctaccaaccagccccaaaggctgtgaatctcaccaaagattaaccacaaatAATAAATGCACTGTTTCATTCATTAGTCTGAAAAGGAGACAAGGATGTATCTTAGTCCACAATTCTTCAAATTTTCTTTATAACTCTGGCATAGTCTACATGTTgtatttgtcaaaaaaaaaagtgactttttaagTCATAAAAAATGtagtccagtcatgtctgactctaggaagcggtgctcatctctgtttcttagccaagggagccagtgttaTCTGAAgatacttccatggtcatgtggccagcataactatatgccgaggcacatggaatgctgttatcttctcactatttatctactcacatttgcatgcttttaaactgctaggtggcaggagctggggcaagtatgGGAAGCTAATTCCGTCATGTGGTACTTGGATCTCGAACTCCTACCTTCCGGCTGACAAGTCCAACATCTTAATCACACCAAATAAACCTGCAGACAGCAAACAGTTGAAATATCCAATAGTGAAAATTATTTCTAACATATCAGAGGACAGTATAGATTTATATTTGAATAAAAGTAGGTTTTATTTGGGAATCTGGCTGTTTTTGCAGatctttaaataaaaacaaatacagtGAATATAAGTTTGATGATAGAGGGAGAGTTTTCAAGTAAAAGGGAGATACACCTTTGGGGAATTAATGAAATAATACCCTTCAGTATCAAATAAGGGATGAGAAGTTTTGCCTGACATTCAACATTTTCATAGTAATACTGTGTACCAGGGTATCCTGAGTGGCTTGGTGGCCTAATGAAGATGGTCACCTCCCACTTAGAAGGTTGcgagttcaattctaggtagtggcagatgtttctctcctagggcacaaagaaaaaaatctgctgcgAACTGCGCATGGCATCAGGAAGAGCACCTGGCctgtaaatgctcagctccacctCATATTAAGGGATTACtgggtcataaaaagggaggtggttttttttttttttttttactgtagttCAGGGTCAGATATAGCATTTGAGTGGCATGTTAAAAGATTTACTTCACTCTAACTATAATTAATCTAAGCCAGTTAATAAGtatgttttatgtatgtatgtatgtatgtatgtatgtatgtatgtatgtatgtatgtagtggcccagcaggagccgttggagctgccaccagactctgacagcgaggggccctgagtcggctctggaggatgtggaggacgctggacagggttccgactccgagcagggcgcagagaggctggttggccaccaggaggctcctgagccttagaccagtggggaggagacaagggagtgtgatcctgatgtcatgcattggagcagtggggaggaaccaagggagttgttcctggatgctcggcacCAACGAGCTGATAGGcggaaggaacagttgcgcagttacagaagataattgcactcagctggtggtcattaggctcctctcaagactataaaaggaatgagtgTGTACACgtccttttgcaggagtcaacgtttgCACTAAAGTGGGAGGACTTttggggctagcttggcaggctggattgctgccaaggttagtccgtgctggattgctgccaccgccttgtctgtgctggattgctgccaatgcctggactgtgctggattgctgccaagggcctgtctgtctgttaataaagtccttgaagtatctttgtctcggcatgctttggtgtatATGCTACGTTCTGAAGTCTCGAGAAAGACTTTCaatcaatggggaaaaaatgaagccATTGAAGCTGGCGCGAGTGCAGGCTCGAGGAAGCTGGGGAAGCTTCCTATTGGTTAACAGTTTGACAGCcgcatataaaaggctgtcagttaaGTTCGTTACTTTGTTCGTTGTCAGCTACATTAATAAATGGTTAGCATTACATTGTCTCCAGCAGTTTCTTGAGAATACTTTccagtatacatacatacatatatacatacatatatattataatcCATTAAAAGTTACACTctttcatggattactgccttatCATGGCAAAGAGGCTTGTACAGCTCAAAGAAGATATGAGTTAAGCTGTGCAAGGCTATTCAAGATGGACAGGTCGTAATGGAGAGTTCTAACAAAATGTGGTCCACTAGAGAAAGAAATGGTAACCCTCTCATAgtatccttgccaagaaaaccccatggacagtaccatCAGAACTGCTTCAGAACTTGGAATGTAAGAACTATGATTCAAAGTAAACTGGATGTGGTTAAATCTGAGATGGGAAGATTGAACATCAACATCTTGAGAATCAGTGAACTAAAGTGGACAGGAATAAATGAAGTTAATTCTAATGACCTTTATATCTACTACTGTGGGCAAGAATCTCTTAGAAGAAATGGAGTAGCCCTCATAGTCAACAAAACAGTGAGAAAAGCAGTACTGGGGTACACTCTCAAAAATGACAGAATGTTCTTGGTTCAAATCCAAGGCAAACCATTCAACATCACAGTAATCCAAGTCAGCGGGAAAGTagatgagaaatttcctggcagtatCAGCATTCTTATGGTGGAACAAACTGTTTAATGAAGTGGTATGTTCccctcactggagattttcatacTGAAAACCCAAAATTCCAAAATTCCCAAGCTACTGTCATTCACCAACTGAAGTTGGCCTAGATAACTTCCGAATTCTCTCCCATTCTGTGATTCTAATCATAATATCCAACATAATATCCAACACTTCTCATGACTGATGGACTATAAACCTTCAGTGCAGATTAACATGATAGTCATTCTTAAAAAATGTCCTAGCAGAACATGCAGTTTATCAGAATCCAAACATAGACTGTTTTGAATCAAAAGACCCATGTAGGAAAATTGGTCTGCCTGCAAAATATTTCCATGATTTGTGTCCCTACTTGGCCACTCAAAGAAGAGGAAAATCACATAAACTagttttcagatgtttcattcgtatttattttttctatagGTTGCCTATTCTTGCTTCAAATCATAAGCAAATATTTTAGGCACAAGGGGTGAATAAGCAGATGTTGAAATGAGATAGATAGTTGTAACTCTTGACTTCCCATCTCCATCAAGCATCTAACTTGAAGTCTTGCTACTCCTAACTTCTGTACATGGCGCAGAGGGAACTGGGGTTCTACATGTTCTTCTTAATGCTACACACAGCATTAAAACTAATATTTAAATGGAAACACAGCAAAACGCTTAGAAATTTATAAGTATTTCTACCAACAAAATACTGAAGTGAAATGAAGTTGGGCTGAAAAAAGAGATCCAGATTTagaaatctgaaggcttcctgaaAGAGTCTTTTAGATTAGCTAGAGAGATAATCTGTTATGTGGAAACAAAcagctgtctgaggaattcttaGCTATCAGAAAAAAGCTGCTAATGGCTAGTGCTTAGATTACTATTATCAGGATATTTTATTGCCAATGGAGCAAGAGGCAAATacgtatttataacatttattatgATTACTGGTCCCTAAACATTATTGGAAAGGGCCATTTGCTTGAATAGTATAACAGACAATTCAGACCTAGGTTTTTGTGCCATTAACTTCTTGTATTGCATTAAATTTAAGttagtagatttatttatttacttacttattactGATTAATTCTACTTTCCTGATTTCTTAATTCTTGCTTAGAATCCTGATTAAGTAATTATACTGTAAGGTTATATTAACAAAATCTTACAAGTCCGGTAGTACATTCTCCCCTGTAGACTTTACAGCCCAAGAAGATTGAAAGGGTAAGCCCAAAAATTCACTAAAACTTCCTTggcaaaatattttgcttttcctcTTTCCTGGGGATTCAGAATATAGAAATGTGTACTTCAGTTCTAGAAATGCACCACTGTTCGCTGCTGCTGGTGAGCCGAGAGACGATATCCCACAAATAAATTCAGGCGACTTGCTTTGAGAAAATTAATTCTTCCTGTTCCCATCTCCCCCACTGCATTTTTAAGTCGCTATGAAGGAAGTTCTGTCTCCTCAAACTAAAATGTTTGCGTTGGGTTAACAAAGGTACGGGCGGTGAACTGGAAACCATTAAGCATAAGGAAGCAACTAAGAAGCCTGGTTCGGATGCCAAGTATTTAGGGACAAAAAGGAGACGAGTGTCCCGCCGTTCCATTATTATAACTCGAAAGGGGATTtcacacatttgtgtgtgtgcgggCGTGCACACACACAACCGAGAGAGGGGCTAACCGATCTGCCCGGACGCCTGGGAGGATCAGCGGCTGTTTGGGGAGGCAGAGCTCATGTCCGGAGCTCAAATGCCGGAACCAGGTCCCTCCCCCAAACTTTCCCCCGTTTCTGCAAGCAACCCCCGCTTTTTCCAGCAGAAACCAACTGGCCGCGTGAAGGGCAGCTTTGTTCCTTCGCTGCACTTCAAACCAGGGTTTCCTCTCGCTCAAGCAACGCCTGGAAAACAACACCACCCCACTTCACACTATTCCTGCTGCCGGAGTCGCCCTCCTGCAGGCCGACATGAATGGAGGGCTCGCGGGGGCATCTCGAAGGTTTCCCCGCACTAGGAACCAATTTCTCTAGAAAACAAGTAGCAACAGGCGGGAGGCCTCTCGTGTCGCCCGGGAGATTGCTCAGTCCTAATCGCAGGGAGTTGGGGAGGGACGGCgctatctctttgtttatgttgCCCTTAGCAGCACTTGGGGTGTTTGGGGCGGATGGCGGCAGCAGCAGAAAGGGGTCCGGAATAATTTCTTCGCCACATCTGACACGCCTCTCTTAAGGACAAAAACTGGTCTGTGAAGCTTTAGCTGCGGGTTCGAGAGCTTGGCCAAAGGCAGCATGACGGAGCTGCACGAAGCGGTGGCTTTGGGTAAATGCGATTTAGTGGAAGAAATCCTCCAGAGGGAGCTCGCGGACCCAAATTGCAAAGATGCGGACTGGAGCGACCGGACGCCCCTCCACTGGGCGGCAGCAAACGGTAAGCAATCCCCCGGGGGATGCGCATGCGCCAGGAGGAAACAGGAGGGCAGCCGGTGTGTCCGAAGTAATGGCAGTATCAGTGGAGGCAAGATGCAAGCATTCGGGTTGCAGCCGTCATATTCCCAGCCCTGGTCGGAGCAAGCACGCAAGCCGCTCCGATCggttaacaatatatatatatatatttctccggTGTAACAGAAATCAAAAGCGGGTAAAGGTTAGCCAAAAGCAGAGGTCGAGACGGTCCGGAGCAACAGGCAAGGAGGCTGCCTCGCTTTTAGATTCTGGAATCAGTGGAGGGTTATTGACAGGGACTTTGGCTATCccagtttaataaaagggggCGCCGGGCGATCCTTCCTTTGGTCTGCACCGGTAAAGAAACGATTTGAGGGGGAGGATGTATTATCCAACGTTGCAGGAGGCAGAAGAATGAGAGCAGGAACCCTATCTTCACTCCCATTCTCACTACTGACCTTTCATGACTTCTCCTTGGGATTAAAGTGAGGTGTCTTTGTGTGCCTTACAAATGCTTCCCCAAGCAGCAAGAAGTGCAGAGACTGTAATCCTATATTTGGGTATGAGAGGACATGGTCAGCAGCTAAACCTCcatagaagaaatggctggatggGGACCTCTGCTCCAAGTatgtccccccctccctgccCATCTCCCAAATCCTCAATGGAAGCTTCCTTGGGATGCTGGCATTGGATTCTtggttttgtctgctttttaaaaattgttcttaGCCGCTCAGAATCATATTTTCGCTCTTAAAGTTTAAATATGATCTGAAAAAAATGCTATGCTTATCATACAATTTTGGGGATAATGCAGTGTAAAGGCGCCAAAAAGCAAGAATGCCTCTAATGGCAAGCACTATGATTTAAATGCAAAATGCACTGACTCGTTCATGGGACGAAGGCCCAACTTGCCCTTTACAAGGAATTGTTGGGACAAAACAGATGGCATTGATCTGTGGCATCCACCACATCTATGAATTTTTACACAGAGTCAGAAAGTATTTCCCCAATAGGTTTGTGCTTCTTCTAGTTGGCATATTAAACAGACTGGCAAGTAATGGTAGAGTAATGGTCTTGGCTATCAGCAGTTGAGTGTGGATATAAGGCAACTGGGTTTATAGGCATAATATTGAATGGAAGGCATTAGCCAGATATTAAAAATACAGATTCTGGGGGATGGAAGGCAGCCAATAGGGAATGTCACTATGCTATCTCCTCACACATGTTCCCCTACTAAGAATCTACATATTTTAGACACTCTTTAAATTCACAAAAAGAAAATACCCATCAAAAATAACCTAGATATATATTGGTAAATAATACCTCCATTATGTTGTTCAAGTGAAATATGTAGATTCTTAGTAGGGGAAAGTAAGGACTATCTCCTTACTTTCCCCTACTAAGAATCTACATATTTCATAGTGACATTCCCTATTGGCTGCCTTCCCTCCTCCAAGatttaaagtatttaaataaaTTAGAATATGTGGACCATGAATCTCCAATATGTTGTGGTTATAAGGTAAATGCCAAGTGACACGAAACTTTATAACATGTAATTATGGTATatatagacatttttaaaaatgaagtatcTGATATCCAATTCAGGAAAATTTCAGCTAATGCCAAATGTGAGAAAGTTCTCCAACAAGACACAGTTctcagaaattttttttttaagtttcccaAAACAAGAGATTCCAGAGGCTGGTCTAAAAGAGCTACTTCTGTTTTAACGGGAAAGTTTTGTCCTTCCAATCTCCTGTTTGCATTTTCAACAGGCCACTCAAAGATAGTAAAGCTGCTTGTGGAACATGGTGCTCGCCTGGCTTTACGAACTGAGGCAGGTTGGACTCCAGTTCATTTTGCTGCAGAATCGGGGCAACTGGGTGTGTTGAGAACACTGCACTCCTTGCATGCACCAATGGATGCCCCAGATCTCTATGGAGATGTCCCAAGAAGAATTGCAGAAATCTATGGGCACAAAGCCTGCGTCAAATTCTTGGAAATGTAAGCAAAGGTATTGGCAAGAGAATTAAGGCAGCTGTCCTTGTAACTTTCCTAATTCTAGTTTGTGGTGAAGCAACATGGTGGGCAAATGAAATTATCAAAACAATTCAAATTGATGTTATCCCAATCAGTCAatataaaaaaatctgcttttttttttttaaaaaagcccaatCAAATCACATATTAAAGATTTTTCAAAATTGAAACCTTTCTAAATGATATTAAAAGAGAAGCCAGCCAAATCTACTGTAGGAGTAATATTTTAGAGCAACGGCATAAGATCCGCACCTCtcctatttttttacatttacagATCATATAGTTTGGGATGAAGGGATAATGAGCAGGGTTTCTGAGAATGATCTTAAATCAACTCAAAATGTTGGGGCTTTAAAGCCCAAGAACTTTCTGCACAGCAGCATTAATCTATTTAACTCGGCCGTTCTAAATTTTCAACCTTTTCCTCCCATTTTCACCACATTACACTTACCAAATCTCTAGTTAGTTGGATGTCCCTGCTTCTTTTCCCCCAATGCATGTTGGGAAAACAAACAATTAATTGTTTTTCCTTTGGGACCTGCTGTTTTCATtcagagtctgaattttgatcacatgaccatggggattctatAACGGTTGcgtgaaaaaacggtcataagtcacttttctcaatgccattgtaacttggaagagtcactaaataaatggttggaaGTAGAGGAGTACCTGTACACTTTTTTATGTCTTTCTCCCCAAAACAACCTCTTCCTCATGTTTGACACTTTCTTGTCTGATTCATCCTCTCTCATGTTCTATGAGGAACTCTCCACTGCTTTAAAATCCACAACGCTGTTCAAGAAGTAAAATATAATCTAGTTGGAATGAGAATAGTAATTGTACTAGAAaatctttatagcaatagcagttagacttatataccgcttcatagggctttcaggcctctctaagcggtttacagagtcagcatattgcccccaacaacaatctgggtcctcattttatccacctcagaaggatggaaggctgagtcaatcctgagccggtgagatttgaacagccgaactgcagaactgcagtcagctgaagtagcctgcagtgctgcatttaaccactgcgccacctcggctctatgagtGAATTACCTCCCACTTTCTGTTTGCCTAAATAAGCATTCAGTGATGTTGCCTTCATTGgtgttaaaacaatatttttctgtAGCGTTGAACTGAATTGAAGGAATTTTCCCAGATTTTATTGCATTGGTGTCCTCTTGGTTTTGAGAAAGCAAAGTTAaagctattttgtttttaattcattttagaaCTGAGGTCAAGAGGCTTATGGTCAACACGGATGTAATATCCCTCATTTATCAATTATCCTAAATTGTTTCCTATTTCCTTTTGATCTAGAGCTGAAATAGAATACAGGGCATATTGCCAGATGGCAAAATCAAAGGGAATTCAACTGGATGAGAAGGATGACGCTTGGGAGCTTAAGAAGGAAGAACTTTTGAAAAGCAAACCCTTCTCTCCAAAGAAACATTTGAAACACAAGATGCACAGAAAGGATGGTGtgcctt from Thamnophis elegans isolate rThaEle1 chromosome 3, rThaEle1.pri, whole genome shotgun sequence includes:
- the ANKRD66 gene encoding ankyrin repeat domain-containing protein 66 codes for the protein MTELHEAVALGKCDLVEEILQRELADPNCKDADWSDRTPLHWAAANGHSKIVKLLVEHGARLALRTEAGWTPVHFAAESGQLGVLRTLHSLHAPMDAPDLYGDVPRRIAEIYGHKACVKFLEIAEIEYRAYCQMAKSKGIQLDEKDDAWELKKEELLKSKPFSPKKHLKHKMHRKDGVPSRKQ